Below is a genomic region from Belonocnema kinseyi isolate 2016_QV_RU_SX_M_011 chromosome 4, B_treatae_v1, whole genome shotgun sequence.
GCATTCATCAGGTACTTACAATTTTCTTTCACATTTCAAGCAAAAGCTATAACTCGAGTAATAATTGtagtattatttttgtttagcAATCTTAGAAAAAGATTGCACGTCATTAGTGAAAATTGTGAAAGagaattgaagagattttcaCCCCTTGAAATATCTTTCAAGATGATCTATAGATAAACTAATCACGCGGATATTTTTTCCTGGATCCAATCTGCGTAGTAAGCAACCGAAGTGTAAACACCGGGATTTCCTTTAACACCACAGCCTATTCCCCATGAGACAATACCAGCTAATCTTCCATCAACAGAAAGAGGACCACCTGAATCACCCTGACATGAATCCTTACCACCACTTGGATAAGCAGCACAAATTTCCCCTTCAGGAATGGAAGCCAAAAAGTCATAGGCTTCATTGCAATCTTCTTTGCTAATTATTGGAACTTTGACTGCTTGAAGATGAGAAGGGAGTCCGCCAGTGGATGTCCTTCCCCATCCACTGATCAAAGCAATGGTTTCCGGTTTGATCTTTTCCTTCAGATCGTAGAGAGGGATTGGtgcacatttttcattgaattcaaaaGGTGGGCTGACTTCAAGGATAGCAAGATCATTGATTGGCACTCCTTCGGCCGTAATTGTGAAGTTGTGCGAGATTACTTTTACAGCCTGGTGGATGCTTCCACCGGACTGTCGTTGGGTAGAACCTACTCTGACTGAATATGGATGAGGAGATCCTCCAACACAATGTCCTGCTGTAAGGATATGTCTGTCACTGATGATGCTGCCTCCACAATTATGAGACTCGTAACTTCGGAGACTAACTTGGTAGGGAACTTCCTCAATATTGATGTCATAACCACCGACTATCTTTCCATCTAGGTTACGAGTTGGACTggctacaaataaaaaaaatgttgttaaatatctATAATAGGGAAACCATGTAAATTTGAATgtgtaaattttccaaattttgatacTAGTCACTAAGAAAATATTGGTACGGATAAAATgttgtcaattaaaaacaaatttgtttgattaaaaaaaaattcagctttttctgcACCAAATTTCTTTGCTAatagaaaatgtttgtttttccaAACCAAGAATCTGTCTGGAATAACAATACATTtcattccctgatttttcccttcTTAGTTTTATATATTAGGGTGCCATagaaatttgtacttttaaatttCGCAAACGCTACTCTCCccacaaatttcttattttttgtgaaaacacaCTGTCATAGATTTTATTATCAAACCCTTATTTAGAGGTTGCGCTAGACcgtttttagtttggaaattaattggattatttctagaatttgaaaaatttaaattagtggctaaaaaattattttaccccTGAAAGacgaaaattaacgaaaaatttgaggtaaatttgtgattattttagatggattgaaatcaatttagaaatattaataaaatgtattaaattcatTAAGTTCAgagtcaatttagaaaattttaagggaattcagaaaattttaaaagaatgccttAGAATTCAAGAGGcgtttaaaagtttcaaggatgTGAAATGTAAATGTGAAAATAAACAAGAACCCTTTGAGCTGGGTTCAATCGAATGAATCTATAAGAATTGAAGAGAATTCGATACAATCAATTCGAATCCAATatgcatttaaaagaattcaggcttaaataaaaatattttaagtaaatacaacaaaatgttttttatccagaaaattgCATTGAATTTATGTAAATGGCAGTGAATAGAAATTtagcaaaattctcaaaaattccaGATAAACTTAAAAGTCTTTAGGgcgaattaagaaaatttaaaatctaaatctgaaaacaattttaattactaaTGAGTttcctatttctaaatttttttggttttaaagtgtTGGTGATACTGAAATTCAagccaaaatttgtatttattaataatgtttatcgacgtttgagaattgatatttcttgaaatgattaacatttatttccaaacaaaattttaatctcgATTTTCGcagaaaataatacatttgttcgATTAAACCTTTTTCACATTAGACTTCACTCACGTATATTTAGAAACTTAATTGTTCAGAAACGGGTTTAATTTGGTTTAAtctgtaaattatattatttatcacAGTATTCCACAATTATCACAATTTATCAGGTTGtcaatttacaaattcattttttcgaattttgataacttttttttaataacctttcTTGATCTTAATTCAGTACCTCTAGGGCTCGagaataaacttttatttgatcTTTGAATGCTGATTTTGACTATTCAGAATAATTTTcagtcttttgaaaaattccaattttttgtttatctaGTTCTATACTGCCAACCTTAAGTTATAAATATTAggcaaataattatattcttcaaaccattttttttaaaaaatgaagaaaaaactcACCAGTGGCAAGAGCTAAAATGCCGACGATTGCAAAATTCCTGAACATGTTTAAATATCACTGACCAAATTAGAGTAAAAAATCAAGGCtgaatctttcttttttatacttatttGGCTTATCCTGTAAGAAATCATCTAAACTATCATGGAATCAAATCTGATAAGTATCATCATTACAGAATATTAATACGTTCAAGTCAAAAGagacatttgatatttcaacacgTGTATAAAGGCTCTTCAAATTGCGGAAATCATATTGATTATCAGAAGAATGTAGGGTACAACGTCATTTAATTGCATCAATCAGACAAGTCTGTCTGATTTCTCAAGATTTATTAAACGGTTCCTGCGAAGCAAAGTACTTGCAGATATAAATCGACAGGTCTGTGGATGTGACATGTGACATTTGCTTCAaagtgttttattaataattcgaaTTAATCAGCAAAATCCAgagtaaaaaagaattaaattgaaatCCCAGTGAGATCTTGGATAAAATCCAACTAAACCACTGGGAACAAGACTAATCAAAACTTAAGGTGGTTTTCATGCCCTAAGTAAGATAtctgacaaaatagttttaatatgattttaagaaccaaatattataactgatgtcatttacaattaaaaacattatttttcgtagaaaatattgaaattaataagaaaaaacattaattttaaccatgttatttttctattgcattttttgtccgTTGCATCttgccaatttttgaaaaatgattgcattttaatgaaTGGCGGCctattttttccgggaaaacattctctgcaGCTCTGCCGtttctaattttagaaataactaaataattttaaagtataattgtttgtttcaaaaaacttttctcacaaaaaaatggttttaacaatTTAGAGACATAAAAGAAGCCATAGAAacaacagaaaaaattactttcaaaatttgaaaagtagagttatagagaatgttttcccggaaaaataaGCCTTCATTTCTTTCATGCaatcttttctcaaaaattggtaagaagcaatgaaaagaaaaaaatcaaatgcaaaaaacatggtttaaattactgtttttttgttgtgaattttcacattcttcacaaaaaatgttttttatttagaatgatatcagttaaaatattttgatttttaaaatcctagaaaaactattttttcagtgaTCTGACTTTTGGCCCGACAAATACCTTCAGTACCAAAAAaccaaatttaagtttaagtatGGACGAAAGTactaaaaaagaacaaactttttttttaatttttacacgtGCTTATGAGAATTTTGCAGAACAGGTATCAAaagtgctaattttttttttttattttgaacagggcttttttaggataaaaataccagaaaatgttcacatcttttttttcttcactttttcaagCCTTAAAAAGTTTGTACAACAAAAGTAATAGAAAAGCTAAACACCCTAAAagtttcacttaaattttttctttgattttacaaGAGCGAAATCATTTCTTAGACAAAAGTACTAATTGAAGTATTTAATTACTGactaaatataaaagttccgttttattattttagaatggaaagagttccacttttttgttacatttttgtgttggacttttttaaattaaaagtattacaaaagcCTCATCTAATTTTTGGTCTTAATTTTATCAAGCcttaaataattcttgtgacaaatttaatagaaaaatttaattgttagacAAAAATATCGGAAATTTCCTACCTAATTTGCATTTCATATCGAGAAGGACTTATTtaggacaaaaaatttcaataaagtctCACTTACTTTTCTTTATTCTTTCAAGTCCGAAATAATTTATGGAAAAGGAGTACCAGAAGGGttccatttgattttttttctgtatattttcaGAAGTGCCAATTTTATCTCCCTAAAAGTACTACTGAAATGTGACTATATTACTTTTTTGGTACTTTACTCCTATTTCAGCAGTACTTTTTTGCAAAATGAATACCACTAATACTtgtaagaagtaaaaaaattaaatagaatggaACTTTTCTGATACCTCtgtcctaaaaattattttaggcttgacaaatttaaaaaacgataccAAAACAATTAGGTCCTgctcacaataaaaaaatcgatcttttttagtaatttttttagtagtttgtctttttaaaaaatggaagaaaatgtgatatttatccGGCATTTTAATTACATCACAATGGACATTTTTTATTCGatacaaaaaatttccatatatTCTACTAAAATTGAACTAACGTACCTAAAAAGATCAAAGTATCTTTTTTAGAACAAGAGTACCGAAAATGTCccacttaatattttttaagtatatttttgggATACAAAGTCCTTCAATACTtgtactaaattttcaacaacaaaaaaaaacagcaaaatagaACTTGTgaacatttggaaaaaaatataatgaaacgTTTCTAGTACATTTGTCTCTATCtagaattctaaaaattgttgaagAAAGTTTGTACTCAATTACTGATTAGTCTCATAACGAGTCCTTTAGCGGGACTCAAGCcttatttctttttactttttttttaaagtttgaatatttaaaagacATTAAAGTCAGCAATATTTTTCACACCTgcgctttaaaattgaaaaattatttaataattattcgcTTATGAGACACCTCTAATTTATGACCCAGTCACCCCACTTTTATATATTCCAAAAACTTAATATCAGAATCGTCTGAATTTATATTAAAGTCCTGAAATATCGCAATTCCCTGTAAAgttagtttaaactttttttgaaatacgGAGCCAGGATAATTAACTTTGTAACAATTTATTAGATTCAATCGCAGTATTCCTGCAGAGTTTACAATAGGATTTCGataatttcatcaaaaagttaCCCTCTTTGAATGagcattcaacttttttgttgaaatttctttcacttgatttgaaaattaaaaaaaaaaatttttaatttattttcctttttaaatacggaatccttcttagttgaaaagttgCCTCtgttggtaaaaatgtaattttctttgaaagaaaatggaaatattttttttagttattccgTTTTTGTTAAGattcggcaaaaatattgccgaagctcgactgacattatcgcgccaatgacagaatgataactatggtctgcacttggcagccaaggtttagCTGCTATTGTCGGCCTAACactaatatattacattttgaacattatattacgaataaaatttgtaacgctacggggtttcgaacctacatctatatatctaaatatatcgcctagcagtcgggagtgctaaccagtCCGCTAAACCGACTAgttgaaactttgtgaaaaagccatcttcataatctgcagttcagaaaagttaaagaaccaaattttaatctctctttttctaattatttattattatgtgacgttgtgtaaatgaagaatatacaaactgttaacaggaatatcaatacaatagtttttacataaataatttaaatctattacaatttttcttcgcgtaatatttcgtttttttccgttgtagcctactttacaattttttgcaatgacaggaaatgtaatttttcataaacattaaaaattttttaatgagaacttaacaaatttcattgggaatattcacaatttttcaataaaatttttttttatgttccgtgtaaaatttgtttattaggtgctaaaagtgagacttggcgaaacaaagtgccgcTTCTGAGCCAAGAATCGGTGGAGGattggcaaatataaatagtCAATATGGGCTGCCAGAACTGGCTTaacattgggccgattaaaaCAAAACATGGTTCGCCGTGATAAAAGTGACACTTTGCACAGCAATGTATCGTCCCTGGGCCAGACCCTGGCTGATCCTCGGGATTCATTGTTCCCCGTACTAAAaatgagacttggcgcaataaagtacCGATACTAGGCCAagtatcggtggaggatcggcaaatataaatagccaatataggctgccagcagtggctcaacactgggctgatcaaaatgccgatattggcccaataactttagccgacctttggctgccaaaattggaccaacactgggccgtgtattcagcttcGGCAATTTGCACTTaggtatattttatttatatatatatatatatatatatatattcttttttatattttaactatttcatttcaacTACTTCAAATCTTATTCATTTAAATTCCGTTCACgtatgatgaaaatatttttctggtgaAACgttaactatcacattttttattgagaatttatctttctggttgaaaatttagctgctttgtctacaaattcaactttttgcttaaaaattaatctgttttagttgataactttaccattttgtagaaatttgtcttcatggttgaattaaactgttttggttttaaaaaattcatttatttgatataaatatcaaaccttacatttttaaaaattaatttttattgtcggaagtttaaatataacatttctgttgctgaatttctatttttcgttttaaaactgaactactaggtataaagtttaactatttataaaattctgttgtacttgaagattcataattttagtttaaaatttatcatttttgttaaaaatttgaatatggtGTTAAAgatatttctttggatgaaaatcgtaatattttgttgaaaatttgtttttttattcgatggagaattaacttttttaacagaCAATggaactattctttttttaatagaaaattcatccgtttagttgaaaaatcgtctttatggTTTGAAATCTTAACTACACGGTTCAAATTtcatttacttggttaaaaattaattttttaatggaggAATCATCTGTTTAtcttgaaatcaaaatattttgttgaaaatgtattattttttggcaaatattttaaaatactagaTTTTTAGTTCAGATCActgcgttgaaaattattttgttgttgttgacgcTTCATCTATTTGGCTTTAACTTtactaattttttgaagattagCTTTTTGTGTTGGGAATTAACTTTttgctcaaaatattttttttctgctttggtagacaatgtaaaaaaatatacatttcataaaATATCGATTTAGTAAAAAATCTCCTTAGTTTTCTAATGACAAATTATTTCTATCAGCTTTggccttaattaaaaataattaactttgtaGCATTTTAGTAGATGTAATCGCAAAATATGCGCAGAGTTTACAAACGGAATCAATTGCCTTGAAAGATGATCAAAGTCGGATAAGTCTTTTGATAAAATTGTCTTGTTTGATGAAGACATTTTTACAAGATTAATTAAATCTCGATTTATTTCGTTGTCAATTCTCGTCAGTGAAAGTCATTGGTATCCAcgtgtaaataaaataataaacatttcaaatatttacaataaacaattacttttatttaattaacaactCTTTAtagtcttttatttaaaataaaaatttgtcctgTGATACTGAACAttgaagttaaagtgaaaaaaatattttgccttgGAGGTATCATCCCTCTTCAAGGGTGCGCGAAAATAATCTCGTAGGACAATGTATAACGCCTAGAATACGCTCGTTGCAAGCATTTCacgtagaaaaataaatgttactttatgttttcaaatataaaatgaagATTTACTATTATATGGGTTGTTTTTTCTGAGGAAGATACAAagcgaaaattgatatttttcatttattttctaaaatacctatatttttattataagacaatttattatttgatgcaactatttaaaaaccaatataattattaaaataaatgagtaGTTTAAAACTAGAAGATATATAAATATTGCATTCATAATAAATtgcattcaatttagaaatataaaaattgttatttatatgagTTTCTTTTTTTAGGTGAGTTCAACCATCTTTACTGCAGTGTCGCTGATAAGCAACGCTTGCCAACAGACTAAATCAGAAGATAGGTAAATATTTAtcatgaaatacaaattttgagttaaaaaaaaaaaaggatgcaactcaatgatttaaaaaatatattaaactcatcattgatcagaaaataaattcatttgataacattttggtgaaaagaatttttccaaaaattcagatttttatccGTTTCTTTTGACAAACGCTTCAAATAAAgcaaataaaatacaagaataatatttcaattaatttaacgtaattttcaaggaaagaatAGACATTCATATGTTTAGGAAAACACTGGACatttaattattgacaaaaaaagtaGTATTTACTACTTAATAGTTGATCCTTTaagaaaaagagacgaatttttgacaatgtacatgaatttttaaccaaataattaaattttaaatctccaaagatggattttcaatcaaatggttacatttttaaacaaaaagagttaAAGATGAACtaaaagcagttgattttttttatgaaattgtttaatcttgaaacgaactttttagaaaacagtggaatattcaaccaagaaagatgaatttgcagacaagaacttttctacaaaagggttaattttatataatgaggaaagcatttttcattgaatttttttgaaacaaaacagttgaattttcgaaaaaagttttttttcaaatttttaaattttcaaactgaagaaatgaattttcgacaacaataATTCAtcatcaacaaaacagttacatttaaattcaattagttaaacttttaagtgaacagtgcaaattttcaacaaaatattacattttgaaccatgtgaatttatcataaaaagaTGAATCCGCAACAAATAATGAAAGAGGtgatacatgaaaaaaaattttaatattaaatcaaaaccTGTAGAATTctcccaaaaaatacgaatttttggcAAAAGAGTTTAGGTCCTTGTCCAAACCAGAttaattattcaccaaaaaatttcacttataataaaaaaaatatataatatttttacaaagtgatgaattttcaaccatgtagttcAATTtgctgttcaaaaaataaaatgttaatcgAAGGAAAGAAAATATTCCtaagagaatagttaaatattcaaactaaTTAAGTTAATGgataacaaagtattttaactttcaatgaagcagtttaattttcaaccaaaaaaatgaattcctaatGACAATttcaagagttcaattttcatccaagaacgatccattttttaccataaatgtaaaagaaaaaaatttcactttaataaataaattttttaaaaaagttttaacaaaatagtgaagtcTTAAACTaatgcaatgaatttttaacaatgtggtGCAACTTTTAACCAaccactttaattttcaacttattagtGGAAGGTTTAACTAAAACcgtagtagttacattttcagttcaaaaattaattttcaaacaaaaaaatgttatattttaccctaaaaaagtataaagttgaaatattatgttgaaaaagttcattattttggtttccattcattattttatttataaatttatcactcagtttaaaaatttaattattttgttgataatacattctccttttgttttaattgttaaatttgtatcgCTAAATATATCTCTTCggtcgaaaattttaatattttgttaataatttttttaggtgttgagaattattttttttagttagaaattcgattttattgtttaaaaattctactacttggtaaAAATTAGACATactgttttttcaatttattttttcgacgGAAGATTCATATCTTAggatgaatattgaaatatttcgttgaaagttcgtttttttaggGGGTTTAAAAACTAACTTCATTAACTAAGAATTCATTTGcgttgctaaaaatttaatctttcatcaaaacaattcttttttttgttggggctttactactatgttaaaaatatgttcaaaaaagtATCTTTGTTATTGTAATACTGTTACTGTAAATGCTAGGAAGTTAAAGCATTGcagattgaattttaatacgGTACTGATCTGTTGGATTCATCTTGTATACCCTGATTTGGTTGATTTTAAATTGtgtcttttattttgaatattaaccCAAAAACTGAACCAGCTAACCATGGATtaatggattttatttttttaaattatttactaaatcaaatttatttatccaCAAATTACAATTTGTGTAGAAAAATACCTGTCTTTAAGAAATGGATTCCttgaataatacaaatttattcatACAACTGCATTAATACATAACATGggtatgaaagaaaaaaaattacttagatAGAGAGTAACTCTTTGAGTATCAATAATTGATATCTCATCTCAAAGCGATATCAGCAAATGATGCTCGAGCGATTTAGATGGTTGATAGGAGTCGAGTTCTTGTGTTACCAACACGTGGAAATATCACCGTGTGAGTTGGCTGCCCTGCGGGAATCGTCCTGGGATAACCCAGTTTGCACAGTCTGCCGTCTTTTTTACCCTGTCTGAAAATAAAACCCCACCCCACACGCTATTCGTGGCTACCAACGCTCTTCCGCCTGGTCTCTGTACCTGGTGTCAATAAATGCAAGAAAATATTGCTCAAAATATCATCAGAAAAAGTACTCCCAAAAATAAATCTTGAATACTTTGTAGGGTCTTCAGAAATGCcaaataaaaaggaattattgttttttgtattttgtatttatataattattgtattcATGCCCCCTTTCCCTCTATCTTATACACATGACCCCTCAATCCGTTGGAAAGTTAACACTCTACTTTTTTCCACCCCTGTATCACTCTCTCCATTCTTTATATCAATTACCTATCAAACATTTCTCCACATACTCACATCCCCACTTCACTCTCTCCTTCGTCCATACAACTAACCCACCATCCTATGCTACCTTTCTCCTTTCTCATAATTAGAGTTTGTTTCTGTCACTTTCTGTCCCATGACTGTATACCCCTCCAACACTTACAAGGTGGCCCATTTAGTTTCTAACTATCCCCACTCTTATAAACTTACCCCGCTCTTTCAGCTCCCCAGCCCTATTATCACTCTAATATTCCTTTTATTCTTCTTACTTTTACTTCAACCCTATCCTTGTACCCCTCACCCTTAATTGCAATCATTGCTTCAT
It encodes:
- the LOC117170953 gene encoding trypsin-2-like, whose translation is MFRNFAIVGILALATASPTRNLDGKIVGGYDINIEEVPYQVSLRSYESHNCGGSIISDRHILTAGHCVGGSPHPYSVRVGSTQRQSGGSIHQAVKVISHNFTITAEGVPINDLAILEVSPPFEFNEKCAPIPLYDLKEKIKPETIALISGWGRTSTGGLPSHLQAVKVPIISKEDCNEAYDFLASIPEGEICAAYPSGGKDSCQGDSGGPLSVDGRLAGIVSWGIGCGVKGNPGVYTSVAYYADWIQEKISA